In Entelurus aequoreus isolate RoL-2023_Sb linkage group LG02, RoL_Eaeq_v1.1, whole genome shotgun sequence, one genomic interval encodes:
- the LOC133640396 gene encoding uncharacterized protein LOC133640396, whose translation MANYESLGRKISEYETQKTRTYNATHTYDSTNMPTLTDTRQAHTAMHTPTSPGTQTLHQAASQARPISMVPLRDIPLLQRREFKVHGSQVGDSVSDISYHGLCKQIDEGLKASHSEGEIIQGILRIVRPGQFKDMLVNKDDLTLCELRSFLRSHLSGKSGSELFQELMSTRQLESESPQQFLYRMIGLKQKVLFASRQGNMDIEYEPRTVQNVFLHTILQGLLPKFSDIRTELKPLLSNYAVSDEALIRHVSQVCGEESERQRRLAHGSRHKVTHAHSAQLETDKDIEKTLQHKTKNKSNVIEELNAKVDALTKLVESLTAKQMLEQPCRCTNARPRPRQTAKQYSCPKCAEEGTSPCHHCFLCGEVGHRAVGCLKRPRVQSTNQPPADVHTIMNNSPWSPTELKPPGERPAHWAAVVPRPGIILVI comes from the exons ATGGCCAATTATGAGTCGTTGGGGAGAAAGATATCTGAATATGAAACACAGAAGACACGCACGTATAACGCAACACATACGTACGACTCCACAAACATGCCTACTTTGACTGATACACGGCAAGCCCATACCGCCATGCACACACCCACCTCACCTGGTACCCAAACACTACATCAAGCCGCTTCTCAAGCTCGCCCTATTAGTATGGTTCCTTTACGAGATATACCCTTACTTCAGCGTAGAGAATTTAAAGTTCACGGGAGTCAGGTGGGGGACAGTGTGTCAGATATTAGCTACCATGGACTTTGTAAACAGATAGATGAGGGGCTCAAAGCAAGTCACTCTGAAGGTGAAATCATCCAGGGCATCCTCCGTATTGTCAGACCTGGACAGTTTAAAGATATGCTAGTCAACAAGGATGATTTAACACTCTGTGAACTCAGAAGCTTTTTGCGCTCCCACTTAAGTGGAAAAAGTGGAAGTGAGTTGTTCCAGGAGTTAATGAGCACCCGGCAGCTTGAGAGTGAAAGTCCCCAACAGTTCCTGTACAGGATGATTGGACTAAAACAGAAAGTGCTGTTTGCATCTAGACAAGGTAATATGGACATTGAGTATGAACCTCGTACAGTGCAGAATGTGTTTTTGCACACTATTCTCCAGGGCCTCCTACCCAAATTTAGTGACATTCGCACCGAACTTAAACCACTGTTGTCCAACTATGCTGTGTCAGATGAAGCACTAATTCGGCATGTGAGCCAGGTGTGCGGTGAAGAGAGTGAGAGGCAGCGAAGACTTGCTCATGGATCTCGTCATAAGGTAACACACGCTCACAGTGCCCAACTTGAGACTGATAAGGACATAGAAAAAACATTACAGCATAAGACAAAGAATAAAAGCAATGTGATAGAGGAACTTAATGCCAAAGTTGATGCCCTGACAAAACTGGTTGAGTCTCTCACAGCTAAACAAATGTTAGAACAACCCTGTAGATGCACAAATGCCAGACCAAGGCCCAGGCAAACAGCAAAACAATATAGCTGCCCCAAGTGTGCTGAAGAAGGCACAAGCCCATGTCACCATTGTTTTCTATGTGGGGAGGTCGGGCACAGAGCTGTTGGCTGTCTCAAGAGGCCTCGTGTCCAGAGTACTAACCAACCCCCTGCTGATGTCCACACCATAATGAACAACAGCCCCTGGAGCCCTACAGAGCTGAAGCCACCAGGGGAGAGACCAGCACat tgggcagcagtggtgccgcgcccgggaatcattttggtgatttaa
- the LOC133642455 gene encoding hatching enzyme 1.2-like, translating to MFANRQVYSFEEDLSDLSVSELLERANSNRIRSTDEPLLIEGDIAIDGEAERNADPCTSRGCTWSKWTDGKVYIPYYITNHFTSREKSIITRGLESFSSFSCIRFRPTKSSDRDWLSIESQNGCYSFVGRRGGKQVVSLARRGCLYHGTVQHELLHALGFNHEQTRSDRDNHIRVLLQNVQSGMEHNFRKISTLNQGTSYDYNSVMQYHKYAFSKNNQPTMLPYPNSNVAFGTAKEMSRTDIARLNTLYKC from the exons ATGTTTGCTAACAGGCAGGTAT ATAGCTTTGAAGAAGATTTGAGCGACCTTTCTGTGTCCGAACTTCTCGAGCGAGCCAACAGTAATCGCA TCCGCTCTACTGATGAGCCACTCCTGATTGAGGGAGACATCGCCATCGACGGTGAGGCCGAGAGGAATGCTGACCCCTGTACCAGCCGTGGTTGCACATGGAGCAAGTGGACCGATGGGAAGGTCTACATTCCTTATTACATCACCAATCATTTTA CCTCCCGTGAAAAGTCCATCATCACCCGTGGACTGGAGTCTTTCTCCTCCTTTTCCTGTATCCGCTTCAGGCCCACCAAAAGCAGCGACCGTGACTGGCTGAGCATCGAATCCCAAAATGG ATGCTACTCATTTGTTGGCCGCCGTGGAGGTAAGCAGGTGGTGTCTCTGGCCCGCCGTGGATGCCTCTATCATGGCACTGTCCAGCACGAGTTGCTCCACGCCCTGGGATTCAATCATGAGCAGACTCGCTCTGACAGGGACAACCACATCAGAGTTCTGCTGCAGAATGTTCAATCTG GAATGGAGCACAACTTCAGGAAGATTTCTACCCTCAACCAGGGCACTTCATATGACTACAACTCTGTCATGCAATACCACaa GTATGCCTTCTCCAAGAACAACCAGCCCACCATGCTTCCCTACCCTAACAGCAACGTGGCCTTTGGCACTGCCAAGGAAATGAGCCGCACTGACATCGCCAGGCTCAACACCCTCTACAAGTGTT AG